The Solanum lycopersicum chromosome 9, SLM_r2.1 genome window below encodes:
- the LOC138338436 gene encoding uncharacterized protein: MAKWINQSEQWNKAFTKPLGEGTNNKFDIEASIFGSTWALEIGYRNILLELDSQLVVQWILQKEAPQWSIITQLGMLQNLITQAHNFKCIHVFREENWVADALSKHSHKRATPLVNFNSHQLPKEAKAYYQLDLLDMQSFRRKKTKKFFEPP, from the exons ATGGCAAAATGGATTAATCAATCGGAACAATGGAATAAG GCTTTCACAAAACCACTTGGAGAAggaacaaacaacaaatttgatATTGAAGCTTCCATATTTGGTTCAACTTGGGCACTTGAGATTGGTTACAGGAACATTCTACTGGAGCTCGATTCTCAATTAGTTGTGCAATGGATCTTACAGAAAGAAGCCCCACAATGGAGTATCATCACTCAACTTGGAATGCTGCAAAATCTTATCACTCAAGCCCACAATTTCAAATGCATTCATGTATTCAGAGAAGAAAATTGGGTAGCAGATGCATTGTCAAAACATAGTCACAAAAGGGCCACTCCGCTGGTAAATTTTAACAGCCATCAACTACCAAAAGAAGCAAAGGCCTACTATCAACTTGACCTATTAGATATGCAAAGTTTTAGAAGAAAGAAGACGAAGAAATTTTTTGAGCCTCCTTGA